The sequence ATCTCGTAAAAGCCGACCTCGTGGCTTCTCCAGGTCACTTCCGTCCCCGTGCAGAGCGCCGCTCCACGGGCGCAGTCGTAGACCTTCTCCAGAATTTTTTCCAGATAGCTGCGGCTGGGAGAGCGGAAATAGAACCGCCCCTGAGCAAAGTCCGGCACCACGTTCGGGGCCTCTCCCCCCTTTGAAATGATTCCGTGAATTCGGGTCTCCGGCCGGACGTGCTGACGCAGCATATCCAGCGCGTGAAAAAACAGCTGCAGGCCGTTCAGAGCGTTGAGCCCCTCCCAGGGCGCGCTGGCGGCGTGAGAGGAGCGCCCTTTGAAATCGAACTCCAGAGGAGCCAGGGCCAGGGTCCGGTACAGGGGCTTCGTCAGTCCGGCCGCGGCGTGGGCCATCAGGGCGAAATCCACGTCGTCGAACGCCCCTTTTTCCGACATTTCGACCTTGGCACCGTTGGTTTCCTCCGCCGGCGTCCCCACCACGCGGACCTCCCAGGGCGAATCGCCGCTTTTTTCCAGCGCGTCGGCCAGCGCCATTCCCCCCAGCAGGGACATGACCCCGTTCAGGTTGTGTCCGCAGGCGTGGCCCACCTCCGGCAGAGCGTCATACTCGGCCATCAGGGTCGCCACCGGAGCCCGCTCTCCGGCCTTCACCCGCTTCCGTCGGGCGCAGAAGGCGGTTGGAAGGCCCATGTATGGAAACTCCACCTCCCAGCCCCGGGTTCTCAGGGCCTCCGTCAGCATGGCGCTCGTTCGAACTTCCTCCCCGCCCAGCTCCGGATGCGCGGCAATGTCCAGCGCCATTTCCGTAAATGTGCCCAAATCATCGGATACTGTTTTGTCAATTTGTTCGACGCGTGTTTTGTATTTTTCCAGATCTTCCATACAGTTTTTCATAGAATCTTCCATGCAGGCTCCCCCTTTTCGGGTACATAAAGATGTGGCTGCGTAAAAATGTATGGATAAGATACCATAAAACACTCCATTTTAGTATTTTTTAGTATTTTGAAATAAATTTCATAAAATGAACAGGCGGGACATATCGACGCCTTCCAGCTCAAGGAGTTTTCTCTTTACGGCGAGGCCTCCCGCGTAGCCCGTCAGGCTGCCGTTGGAGCCCACGACCCTGTGGCAGGGGATAATGATGGAAATCGGATTGTGACCGACGGCCCCGCCCACCGCCTGGGCGGACATGCTGCGTTTTCGCATTTTCTCGGCCATTTTTCCGGCGATGTGGCCATAGGTGGTCACCTCGCCATAGGGAATTTCACGCAAAATGCTCCATACCCCCTGACGAAACTCTCCGCCGATGGGAGCCAGAGGCAGTTCGGAAATCTCAGGCTTTTTTCCGGCAAAATAGCGGTCCAGCCATTTTTTCGCGTCGCTGAAAACCGGCAGGTCGTCTTTCATCGACGGGGTTCCCGGGATGGAATGTCCATAATACTTCTGTCCTTCCAGCCACAGGCCGACCAGGTGATCGCCGTCGCAGGCCAGAGTGAGCAAACCCGCCGGCGACGGCCAGGTTGTCGAGTAAAACGTTTTCATTTTTAATCCTCCTTCAAATCTCCCACAAATCTCCTGTTTTTTAAATTTTCTTTTTTTCCGGCTGCAGCGAGTTCCAGAGGCTGATCGTGGCATAGCTCCTCCAGGGCCGCCAGCGTTCGGCCAGTTCGAGCAGTTGTCCGGGCGAATTTGACTCCAGCGCCTTTTTCACGCCGGCGTCCGTTTCGAGAAAAATATCGGGCCACCCCATGACGCGCATGGCGATGTATCGGGCCGTCCAGTTTCCGATGCCGGGGATAGCCGTCAACTTTCGCGTTTCCGCCTCGACGTCGGAGCCGGGGCTCAAATCAATTTCTCCCCGCGCAAATAATCCCGCCAGGTCGCGGATGGCGCCCGCTCTTGCCGCAATGACGCCCAGCGGGCCGAGATGAGTTTCAATCGGGCCCTCCAGCGCAAGAACGGTCTCCGGCGCGGGGAAAATGTGGGTCAAACCCTCAATGCCCGTCCGGACGGGCGCGCCGTAAGCCTGAACCAGCCTCGCCGTCAGGGTCCCCGCCGCTTTAACCGTGATCTGCTGGCCCAAAATCGCCCGTACCGCCGTCTCGAAGGCGTCAAAACAGCCGGGCAGACGGATTCCCGGCGTCCAAAGGCCCGGACGGATTTCGTTCATGGACTTCAGCGTTTCGCAGATCGCGGCGGGGTCGCAGTAAAGGTCGAACAGGTGACGGACTCTGCCCAGCACCTGCGGAAGCACGGGCAGGAGGGTTTCGCTCACCGTGACGCTCAAATCGTTTTTTGCGTTTTTTGAAGGCGCGCGGCTCACTTTCAGCCAGCCGTAAACCGGTTTCCGGTTCGCGTTCAGCAGCTGTACGGTTCGCCTGTACTCTCCGCCGTTTACGTTCTCCACGCCCTTTATGGCGCGTGAGGCGAGGAAATTCAGCAGTTCTTCGAAGCGATAGGGCGGGCGGCAGCCCAGAGCGAGGGTGATGCCGTCGTTTTGTCTCTTCTCCTCCGGCAGGCCTTTTCTCAGCGTTCCGGGCGGCATACGGTAACGCTTTTTGAAAAGGTCGTTAAAACGTCTCAAACTGCCAAATCCGGCGGCCATCGCGATTTCAAGGATGGACAGATTTGTGTCCGTCAGCAGATTTTTTGCCAGCAGCAGCCTGCATGTCTGAAGATACTGCACCGGAGATACATGGAACTCCGCCGTGAACACGCGCCGCAGGTGACGGTCCGTACAGCCAAGCCGCCCGGCCAGTTCGTTCAGATTCATTTCGCTTCCGCAGTTTTCCTCCAGCAGCCTCGCGGCCCTGCGCGCCAGCAGGGCGACGGCGTCGGTCCTCGACGAGCCGGGGGCGAGTTCCGGCCGGCACAGCAGGCAGGGACGGTATCCGGCCTGTTCAGCCTCCGCCGCGGTACGGTAGAAAGCGCAGTTTTTTTCCTTTGGCCGTCTGGCCCGGCATACGGGACGGCAGTATATTCCCGTGGAAGATACTCCCACGAAAAAATGGCCGTCGAAACGGGCGTCCCTCGCTTTGAACGCCGCATAAAGAGCGGCGCTGTCGGTCGCCGGCATTTTTTTTCGTCACCTCCCGCCTGAATTTATCCTGATTATGAGAGCGCAGGGAGACAATATCAAGCCATTTTCGGACATGTATATCTATTTTGAAGTTCCGGACAGATTGCCCTGAATTCTCGGTTGCAATAAATTTGTATGTCACAGTAAAATAAAACAGGTGTCG comes from Synergistaceae bacterium and encodes:
- a CDS encoding M20 family metallopeptidase, producing MEDSMKNCMEDLEKYKTRVEQIDKTVSDDLGTFTEMALDIAAHPELGGEEVRTSAMLTEALRTRGWEVEFPYMGLPTAFCARRKRVKAGERAPVATLMAEYDALPEVGHACGHNLNGVMSLLGGMALADALEKSGDSPWEVRVVGTPAEETNGAKVEMSEKGAFDDVDFALMAHAAAGLTKPLYRTLALAPLEFDFKGRSSHAASAPWEGLNALNGLQLFFHALDMLRQHVRPETRIHGIISKGGEAPNVVPDFAQGRFYFRSPSRSYLEKILEKVYDCARGAALCTGTEVTWRSHEVGFYEILPNPEVELLTMKTLDEMKIPYSREPYAGGSTDVGNVSWRCPALHLGLSFSEKEIAGHTREFAAMASDRRLVEPGIEKGAKLLARLGLKVLIDPRLREQIKESFERAKKA
- a CDS encoding methylated-DNA--[protein]-cysteine S-methyltransferase codes for the protein MKTFYSTTWPSPAGLLTLACDGDHLVGLWLEGQKYYGHSIPGTPSMKDDLPVFSDAKKWLDRYFAGKKPEISELPLAPIGGEFRQGVWSILREIPYGEVTTYGHIAGKMAEKMRKRSMSAQAVGGAVGHNPISIIIPCHRVVGSNGSLTGYAGGLAVKRKLLELEGVDMSRLFIL
- a CDS encoding helix-turn-helix domain-containing protein, producing MPATDSAALYAAFKARDARFDGHFFVGVSSTGIYCRPVCRARRPKEKNCAFYRTAAEAEQAGYRPCLLCRPELAPGSSRTDAVALLARRAARLLEENCGSEMNLNELAGRLGCTDRHLRRVFTAEFHVSPVQYLQTCRLLLAKNLLTDTNLSILEIAMAAGFGSLRRFNDLFKKRYRMPPGTLRKGLPEEKRQNDGITLALGCRPPYRFEELLNFLASRAIKGVENVNGGEYRRTVQLLNANRKPVYGWLKVSRAPSKNAKNDLSVTVSETLLPVLPQVLGRVRHLFDLYCDPAAICETLKSMNEIRPGLWTPGIRLPGCFDAFETAVRAILGQQITVKAAGTLTARLVQAYGAPVRTGIEGLTHIFPAPETVLALEGPIETHLGPLGVIAARAGAIRDLAGLFARGEIDLSPGSDVEAETRKLTAIPGIGNWTARYIAMRVMGWPDIFLETDAGVKKALESNSPGQLLELAERWRPWRSYATISLWNSLQPEKKKI